A DNA window from Pogona vitticeps strain Pit_001003342236 chromosome 2, PviZW2.1, whole genome shotgun sequence contains the following coding sequences:
- the TMT1A gene encoding thiol S-methyltransferase TMT1A, whose protein sequence is MELLIPFLQRCVQLLALPIYVLTFLGWWDSICKKIFPFWMKRISRSYNEKLHREKQQLFSHLADFAGSSGQVSLLEIGAGTGANFSFYPPGCRVTCTDPNPNFQQYLLSSIAENRHLQFEGFVVAAAEDLRPVPDSSVDVVVGTLVLCSVADVAAVLKEVLRVLRPGGAFYFMEHVAAHRSSWTYFWQQVCTPTWKSVADGCSLERETWKALEKANFSELNLRHIKAPLNWSLVEPHILGHAVK, encoded by the exons ATGGAGCTGCTGATCCCCTTCCTCCAGAGGTGCGTCCAGCTCCTCGCCCTTCCCATCTATGTGCTGACCTTCCTTGGCTGGTGGGACTCTATCTGTAAAAAGATCTTCCCCTTTTGGATGAAGAGGATAAGCAGATCCTACAACGAGAAACTCCACCGGGAGAAGCAGCAGCTCTTCAGCCACTTGGCGGACTTTGCGGGTTCGTCCGGCCAGGTCTCCCTCTTAGAAATCGGCGCGGGGACCGGAGCCAACTTCTCGTTTTACCCGCCGGGCTGCCGGGTGACTTGCACGGACCCCAACCCCAACTTCCAGCAGTATCTGCTAAGCAGCATCGCCGAGAATCGGCACCTCCAGTTCGAAGGCTTCGTGGTGGCTGCCGCCGAGGACCTGCGGCCGGTGCCGGACTCCTCCGTGGACGTGGTGGTGGGCACGCTGGTCCTCTGCTCCGTGGCCGACGTGGCTGCCGTCCTGAAGGAAGTCCTCCGGGTGCTCAGGCCg GGTGGCGCATTCTATTTCATGGAGCATGTGGCTGCTCACCGATCCAGCTGGACCTACTTCTGGCAGCAGGTCTGCACTCCCACTTGGAAATCTGTGGCTGATGGGTGTTCCCTGGAAAGAGAGACTTGGAAGGCGCTGGAGAAGGCAAACTTCTCTGAACTGAATCTCCGGCACATAAAAGCTCCACTGAACTGGAGCCTAGTCGAGCCTCATATCCTTGGGCATGCTGTGAAATGA